In Erigeron canadensis isolate Cc75 chromosome 7, C_canadensis_v1, whole genome shotgun sequence, one DNA window encodes the following:
- the LOC122608377 gene encoding uncharacterized protein LOC122608377 isoform X1, with product MDLFVSSSFVFGCLFCLKIDYMALAYLETKGILQPSHHKGLDGALYFEYLSKAVVDCCDNDSSDGDSSNTNASASDSVDTNASDSDAVESGDSEDDEIQTIPYLHMD from the exons ATGGATTTATTTGTTTCTTCTTCGTTTGTTTTTGGGTGCCTCTTTTGTTTAAAGATTGATTATATG GCTCTCGCTTATTTGGAAACTAAAGGCATCTTACAACCTTCACACCACAAGGGTTTAGATGGTGCATTATACTTTGAGTATCTATCAAAGGCGGTGGTTGATTGCTGCGATAATGACTCATCTGATGGTGACTCATCTAATACCAATGCATCTGCTAGTGACTCAGTTGATACGAATGCATCTGATAGTGACGCAGTTGAAAGTGGAGATTCAGAGGATGACGAG ATTCAGACGATTCCATATCTTCACATGGATTAA
- the LOC122608376 gene encoding uncharacterized protein LOC122608376 codes for MFYHSNRIMFIPTEEKELEEEPESVKSETEDLIPVTVPDDVNIHESKVLSTCDDIELDNNKDNDLSTMEEHAENGLVINESAIAQSSLESAEKMLSERSIVSPELDSMPSDSYNNSEIQFLERVDNTGIAYHVVNPCEDMESSESVEQKESSEESVVPNHDNSSEFRI; via the coding sequence atgttttatcactcgaatcgaatcatgtttattccaacagaAGAAAAGGAGTTGGAAGAAGAACCTGAATCAGTTAAGTCAGAAACAGAAGATTTGATTCCTGTTACCGTCCCTGATGATGTCAATATTCATGAAAGTAAGGTTCTTTCTACTTGTGACGACATAGAATTAGATAACAACAAAGATAATGATCTCTCTACTATGGAGGAACATGCTGAAAATGGGTTGGTGATCAACGAGTCTGCTATTGCTCAAAGTTCTCTTGAATCTGCTGAAAAGATGTTGAGTGAGCGATCAATTGTATCTCCAGAATTAGACTCCATGCCATCTGACTCTTATAATAACTCAGAAATACAATTTCTTGAAAGAGTAGATAACACTGGGATTGCATATCATGTCGTTAATCCATGTGAAGATATGGAATCGTCTGAATCTGTGGAACAGAAGGAATCAAGTGAGGAGTCAGTGGTCCCCAACCATGATAACTCTTCGGAATTTCGGATCTGA
- the LOC122608377 gene encoding uncharacterized protein LOC122608377 isoform X2: MDLFVSSSFVFGCLFCLKIDYMALAYLETKGILQPSHHKGLDGALYFEYLSKAVVDCCDNDSSDGDSSNTNASASDSVDTNASDSDAVESGDSEDDEIYEMP; encoded by the exons ATGGATTTATTTGTTTCTTCTTCGTTTGTTTTTGGGTGCCTCTTTTGTTTAAAGATTGATTATATG GCTCTCGCTTATTTGGAAACTAAAGGCATCTTACAACCTTCACACCACAAGGGTTTAGATGGTGCATTATACTTTGAGTATCTATCAAAGGCGGTGGTTGATTGCTGCGATAATGACTCATCTGATGGTGACTCATCTAATACCAATGCATCTGCTAGTGACTCAGTTGATACGAATGCATCTGATAGTGACGCAGTTGAAAGTGGAGATTCAGAGGATGACGAG ATATATGAAATGCCCTAA